The Helicoverpa armigera isolate CAAS_96S chromosome 25, ASM3070526v1, whole genome shotgun sequence genome has a window encoding:
- the LOC126053978 gene encoding uncharacterized protein LOC126053978 has product MASVETTLLTLALVLLLKSKKRKKKRIYWIDPFTSEKRLSGHYHTTFKKLVIHRRWKKFYNCYRMSYSSFQELLLILKPELTRQNTAMRSCISAEERLLITLRYLATGCYFSDIHYDFKCGQTTAGIIVRETVKIIWDKLKNICMPEPTEESHLKTAEGFMKYANFPNLLGAIDGKHIRVIKPQHSGSEYFNYKKYFSIVLLAICDANYRFIDIDVGCYGKAADSTINECSEWTKKIRQGNYNIPNARPISNNGVPIPFTFVGDEGFALSQHLQRPYAGKILPREKRIYNYRLTRARRYIECTFGILSNKFKIFNRPLNVSVDFSVAIVKACCVLHNFIRERDGYNFHNSLSIVGLEDPPEDASLISIGARRSQGQLSGTMIRNMYADYFISDEGAVPWQDSKI; this is encoded by the exons ATGGCGTCGGTTGAGACAACACTGCTTACTTTGGCTTTAGtacttcttttaaaaagtaaaaaacgtaaaaaaaagcGAATTTATTGGATAGATCCATTTACGAGTGAAAAAAGATTGAGTGGTCATTATcatacaacttttaaaaaattggtAATACATAGAAGATGGAagaaattttataattgttatcgAATGTCATATTCGTCATTCCAAGAACTTCTTTTGATTCTAAAACCTGAGTTAACTCGTCAAAATACAGCAATGAGATCATGTATATCGGCAGAAGAACGTTTGCTCATCACATTGAG GTATTTAGCTACGGGTTGCTATTTCTCAGATATTCACTATGACTTTAAGTGTGGACAAACGACGGCAGGCATCATAGTCCGTGAAACAGTGAAAATAATAtgggataaattaaaaaacatctgtATGCCAGAACCAACCGAGGAATCACATCTAAAAACTGCTGAAGGATTTATGAAATACGCAAATTTTCCCAATCTACTTGGGGCTATCGATGGGAAACATATCAGAGTTATAAAACCTCAACATAGTGGATcagagtattttaattataaaaaatatttttccatcgtATTGCTTGCAATATGTGACGCAAATTACAGATTTATCGATATAGATGTCGGATGCTATGGAAAGGCTGCAGACTCAACAATAAATGAATGTAGTGAATGGACCAAAAAGATAAGGCAAGGAAATTATAATATACCAAATGCGAGACCAATATCTAATAATGGAGTGCCAATACCATTTACGTTTGTTGGAGATGAAGGCTTTGCATTATCTCAACATTTACAGAGACCTTACGCTGGAAAAATCTTGCCACGAGAGAAAAGAATATATAATTACCGCTTGACACGTGCCAGACGATACATTGAATGTACATTTGGTATATTAAGCAAcaaatttaaaatctttaatcGGCCACTGAACGTTAGCGTGGACTTCAGTGTGGCTATTGTGAAAGCCTGTTGTGTACTGCATAATTTCATACGTGAACGTGACggttataattttcataattctttGAGTATAGTTGGTTTAGAAGATCCTCCTGAAGATGCAAGTTTGATTTCGATTGGTGCAAGACGGTCACAGGGACAATTAAGCGGAACTATGATACGAAATATGTACgctgattattttattagtgatGAAGGTGCAGTACCATGGCAAGATTCTAAAATTTAG
- the LOC135118792 gene encoding uncharacterized protein LOC135118792 encodes MERGDIVLARITFLEAAKQIQIWENVVFLDETWLNANQTVGKMWTDNTAHSSTKVPEGKGERLIICHAGNAKGFIPNALLAFKSKKTGDYHEEMNADKFEEWFENNLLNNLTEPSIIIMDNAKYHSRQLNKPPTSQNNKGTLVEWLKKNNVDADMSMLKEKLVQLVKLHKSPTPTYKLDEMAKERGHRVLRLPPYHCQYKAIELIWAQIKGYVAKNNMSPPFTANKMLKLLEEASQHVTAENWKKVVEKTQKIITDDWNKYIRIDRITDQQLIIVVGEDSDSDMDTNSDQESSSDSDK; translated from the exons atggagaGAGGAGACATTGTGCTTGCACGTATAACATTTTTAGAGGCTGCGAAACAGATCCAAATTTGGGAGAATGTTGTATTCCTCGACGAGACTTGGTTGAACGCTAACCAGACTGTCGGTAAAATGTGGACAGACAACACCGCTCATTCCTCCACAAAAGTACCGGAAGGAAAAGGCGAGAGGCTAATCATATGTCACGCTGGGAATGCAAAAGGGTTTATACCGAATGCCCTTCTAGCATTTAAATCCAAAAAAACGGGCGACTACCATGAAGAAATGAACGCCGATAAATTTGAAGAAtggtttgaaaataatttattaaataatttaacagaaCCTAGCATAATAATAATGGATAATGCGAAATACCATTCCCGGCAACTTAATAAACCGCCTACCTCGCAAAATAATAAAGGTACCCTTGTGGAatggttgaaaaaaaataacgtgGATGCCGATATGTCGATGTTGAAGGAGAAATTGGTGCAATTGGTAAAATTACACAAGTCACCGACGCCCACCTACAAGCTTGATGAGATGGCAAAGGAACGCGGGCATCGAGTCCTAAGATTACCGCCATATCATTGTCAGTACAAAGCGATAGAATTGATTTGGGCTCAAATAAaag GTTATGTAGCCAAAAACAATATGTCTCCACCATTCACGGCAAACAAAATGCTTAAATTACTGGAGGAGGCATCCCAACATGTAACGGCAGAAAATTGGAAAAAAGTAGTagaaaaaactcaaaaaattataACAGACGACTGGAATAAATATATCCGGATTGACCGAATTACGGACCAACAACTTATCATTGTGGTTGGAGAAGATTCCGATTCCGATATGGACACAAATTCAGACCAAGAGTCAAGTTCTGAcagtgataaataa
- the LOC135118749 gene encoding uncharacterized protein LOC135118749, which yields MKQLKYKFENMKRSAKKVASRERQEMRRTGGGNPPSLPPDSEDATDWLRSIMSGSIDGNEAIYDDDIISPNSIVTIPIIHKDKDFDEIPPIQKKVKLDTNTDSEIQHDMPNILKDVVVNTIITDQDKSFDNVENIVPDEVFDASAPHSSLKRPVAPQLSRIIKKKQGKSENIIKQALREKKLTVLDGLHELEMEKIKLSISHQNELHSQLLRHNEEKHKLEVDKLKLEIDILREKKINF from the exons ATGAAGcagctaaaatataaatttgaaaatatgaaaagatcTGCAAAGAAG GTAGCAAGTAGAGAACGTCAGGAAATGAGACGCACAGGTGGAGGAAATCCTCCCTCACTTCCTCCAGATTCAGAAGATGCTACTGATTGGTTAAGATCCATTATGTCTGGATCTATTGATGGAAATGAGGCTATATATGATGATGACATTATTTCCCCAAATTCCATTGTTACA attccCATAATTCACAAAGataaggattttgatgaaattcctCCTATACAAAAA AAAGTGAAACTAGACACAAATACTGATAGTGAAATTCAACATGACATGCCCAATATACTCAAG GATGTTGTAGTCAACACAATTATTACAGATCAAGACAAAAGTTTTgataatgttgaaaatattgtcCCAGATGAAGTTTTTGATGCTAGTGCCCCACATTCATCACTAAAGAGACCAGTAGCACCACAACTAAgtc gtatcataaagaaaaaacaagggAAGagtgaaaatatcataaaacaagCACTAAGGGAAAAGAAACTGACAGTTTTAGATGGCCTTCATGAGTTGGAGATGGAAAAGATAAAGTTATCTATTAGTCACCAAAATGAATTACACAGCCAGTTACTGAGGCACAATGAAGAAAAACATAAGCTTGAAGTGGATAAACTTAAACttgaaatagatattttaagggagaaaaaaataaatttttaa
- the LOC135118747 gene encoding uncharacterized protein LOC135118747, with protein MTQLGGVVTLGELLDEHAEAEEENVILERVKVLAQEHLPDGWTNWEVTTATKEEVFGEKVDPNILNKLVVALPTVGLVRAFIPEADHLSEKRYREIRHKILDWAFTRALIIGPPAISNRIRGSAARTEYVKQSVAALMPLLHTRAETDKILSGCLSETEETSRKRRSTSRVKEPATRRPRLESPPFSTGTSLQEERFCALEQKMEMLLEMVTQSRGRDKDSDSDSDKENDFSDGEEEVSSDASDAPSWKAPTWGPYPNEQDERNEKELEFRPTTKEADPLVPEPSSQAKKEGIECQRLGTDSWNRIRYKDVEKHLHAASPFSPP; from the coding sequence ATGACCCAGCTTGGAGGAGTGGTGACTCTGGGTGAACTTTTGGACGAGCATGCCGAAGCGGAGGAAGAGAACGTGATCTTGGAACGGGTGAAAGTTTTGGCTCAAGAGCATCTCCCCGATGGTTGGACGAACTGGGAGGTGACCACGGCAACGAAAGAGGAAGTCTTTGGGGAGAAAGTCGACCCAAATATACTAAACAAACTCGTAGTTGCTTTGCCTACCGTAGGGTTAGTTCGTGCCTTTATACCGGAGGCGGATCACCTGTCCGAAAAAAGGTATAGGGAAATTCGGCACAAGATACTAGACTGGGCATTTACACGTGCCCTTATTATAGGACCTCCTGCCATCTCCAACCGCATCCGCGGATCTGCGGCGCGCACGGAATACGTGAAACAGTCGGTTGCTGCGCTTATGCCTCTTCTCCACACAAGAGCGGAGACAGATAAAATACTCTCAGGCTGTCTTTCGGAGACAGAAGAGACCAGTCGAAAGAGGAGGTCGACGTCTCGGGTCAAAGAGCCCGCGACACGTCGACCTAGGCTTGAGTCTCCGCCGTTCTCTACTGGGACGTCACTTCAGGAAGAAAGGTTTTGTGCATTAGAGCAGAAAATGGAAATGCTCCTGGAGATGGTCACTCAAAGCAGAGGCAGAGACAAAGATTCGGACTCTGATTCTGACAAGGAAAACGATTTTTCCGATGGCGAGGAAGAAGTAAGTTCGGACGCCTCGGACGCCCCATCGTGGAAAGCCCCTACCTGGGGCCCATATCCAAACGAGCAAGACGAGCGAAACGAAAAGGAGCTTGAGTTTCGACCCACGACTAAAGAAGCAGATCCTCTTGTTCCGGAGCCGTCGTCGCAAGCCAAAAAGGAAGGCATTGAATGTCAAAGACTGGGCACTGATAGCTGGAATCGCATCAGATACAAGGACGTAGAGAAGCACTTACACGCCGCTTCGCCATTTAGCCCGCCTTAA